A single region of the Labeo rohita strain BAU-BD-2019 chromosome 3, IGBB_LRoh.1.0, whole genome shotgun sequence genome encodes:
- the LOC127161493 gene encoding gastrula zinc finger protein XlCGF8.2DB-like: MVFVKEESEENTSEPEPWRIKQEEPETLSIKQEEPETWTIKHEEQGGLMEVKEEREDLNEVEEKHQDQKDHDVTGEIPVSDQITDFKRPFTCSQCGNTFTCKTNLKNHMLIHAGIKPFTCSQCGKSFTMKRQLKDHLLTHSSEKPFSCSQCGNTYTCKTNLTRHMLIHTGIKPFSCSQCGKGFTYKADLKDHLVTHTSEKPFICSECGKSFTRNGYLKTHMLVHGGIKPFTCSQCGKSFICKGILRNHMLIHTGIKSFICSQCGKSFTQKGQLYNHLVTHSSEKPFSCSQCGKSFTRKGYFERHMLHHAG; this comes from the exons ATGGTGTTtgttaaagaggagagtgaggAGAACACGAGTGAACCAGAACCCTGGAGAATAAAACAGGAGGAACCAGAAACCTTAAGTATAAAACAAGAGGAACCAGAAACCTGGACAATAAAACACGAGGAACAAGGAG GCCTGATGGAAGtgaaagaagaaagagaagatCTGAATGAGGTGGAGGAGAAACATCAGGATCAGAAAGATCATGATGTGACTGGAGAAATACCAGTGAGTGATCAAATAACAGACTTCAAAAGGCCTTTTACctgctctcagtgtggaaaCACTTTCACATGTAAAACAAACCTTAAGAATCACATGTTAATTCATGCTGGAATAAAGCCTTTTACctgctctcagtgtggaaagagttttacgATGAAAAGACAACTTAAGGATCATTTGCTAACTCACTCTTCAGAAAAACCTTTCAGctgctctcagtgtggaaaCACTTACACTTGTAAAACAAACCTTACGAGGCACATGTTAATTCATACTGGGATAAAACCCTTCAGCTGCTCTCAATGTGGGAAGGGTTTTACATATAAAGCTGACCTTAAGGATCATTTGGTAACTCACACTTCAGAAAAGCCTTTCATCTGCTCGGAGTGTGGAAAGTCTTTCACACGTAATGGATACCTTAAGACTCACATGTTAGTTCATGGTGGAATAAAGCCTTTTACctgctctcagtgtggaaagagtttcataTGTAAAGGAATCCTGAGGAATCACATGTTAATTCATACTGGGATAAAGTCTTTCATctgctctcagtgtggaaagagttttacgCAGAAAGGACAACTTTACAATCATTTGGTAACTCACTCTTCAGAAAAGCCTTTTAGctgctctcagtgtggaaaaTCTTTCACACGTAAAGGATACTTTGAGAGACACATGCTACATCATGCTGGGTAA
- the LOC127162782 gene encoding zinc finger protein 585A-like, whose amino-acid sequence MEENEQSEELSEIEKKLHDKPGEKHLGHAKTKKTLLKKTKAKKSFTCTQCGKSFLYKSHLEIHMRIHTGERPFSCDKCEKSYMLSSRLKRHMRIHTGEKPYACDHCGKSFSEKRGLEIHIRIHTGEKPFTCDQCGKGFRGKLSLEIHMKVHTGEKPFMCILCGKGFKQKVHLRQHMRIHTGEKPHVCDQCGKSFTKSSHLKGHMRIHTGEKPHVCDECGKSFTKASHLKGHIRSHIGEKPFTCDQCEKTFFIESALKTHLQVHMKKSHSCYECEKSFSRPQQLREHQKIHAGVRDYMCFECEKTFISASHLKRHQVIHTGEKPYKCSHCDKKFSLSACLKRHERIHTGEKPHKCDQCEKALLTCKSTLKNHMRIHTGEKQTCDQCGKCFTGNFKRHMRIHTGERPHTCDQCGNSFPSKRNLQVHMRIHTGERPYTCDQCGKSFTQASSLKTHLSTHSEERPFNCDQCGKNFHWASVLKKHLTFHTKQKTHL is encoded by the exons ATGGAAGAGAACGAGCAAAGTGAAGAACTGAGTGAAATAGAGAAGAAACTTCATGACAAAcctggagaaaaacatttgggtcacgcaaagactaaaaagacacttttaaagaaaacaaaagccaAGAAATCTTTCACCtgcactcagtgtggaaagagtttcctATACAAAAGCCATCTTGAGATTCACATGAGAATTCATACTGGAGAAAGACCGTTCTCATGTGATAAGTGCGAGAAGAGTTACATGCTGTCATCACGCCTTAAGAGACACATGAGAATCCACACAGGAGAGAAGCCATATGCATGTGATCATTGCGGGAAGAGTTTCTCCGAAAAACGAGGCCTTGAGATTCACATTAGAATTCATACTGGGGAGAAACCGTTCACGTGTGATCAGTGCGGCAAGGGTTTTAGAGGAAAACTAAGTCTTGAGATTCACATGAAAGTCCATACAGGAGAGAAGCCGTTCATGTGCATTCTGTGTGGGAAGGGTTTCAAACAAAAAGTGCATCTTCGCCAACAcatgaggatccacactggagagaagccacACGTATGTGATCaatgtgggaagagtttcaccAAATCATCACATCTTAAAGGACAcatgaggatccacactggagaaaagccaCATGTTTGTGATGaatgtgggaagagtttcaccAAAGCATCACATCTTAAAGGACACATAAGGAGCCACATTGGAGAGAAGCCAttcacatgtgatcagtgtgaaaaaactttttttatagaATCAGCTCTGAAGACACACTTGCAAGTTCATATGAAGAAGTCACATTCATGTTATGAATGTGAAAAGAGTTTTTCACGTCCACAACAATTACGAGAACATCAGAAAATACATGCTGGTGTGAGAGACTACATGTGCTTTGAGTgtgaaaagacttttatttcagCAAGCCATTTGAAGCGTCACCAGGttattcacactggagaaaaaccttacaagtgttcacactgtgacaagaAATTCAGTCTGTCAGCATGTCTGAAAAGACAcgagaggatccacactggagagaaaccacaCAAGTGTGATCAGTGCGAAAAAGCTTT ACTGACATGTAAATCAACCCTTAAGAATCAcatgaggatccacactggagagaaacaaACCTGTGATCAATGCGGAAAGTGTTTCACAGGAAACTTTAAGAGacacatgaggattcacactggagaaagacCACACACctgtgatcagtgtgggaatAGTTTCCCAAGCAAACGAAACCTCCAGGTTCATATGAGGATCCACACCGGAGAGCGGCCTTACACCTGTGATCAATGCGGGAAGAGTTTCACTCAGGCATCTAGTCTGAAAACACATCTGTCCACTCATTCTGAAGAAAGACCATTTAACTGCGATCAGTGTGGTAAAAATTTCCATTGGGCTTCAGTCCTGAAGAAACACCTGACGTTTCACACAAAGCAGAAGACTCATTTGTAA